DNA from Paenibacillus sp.:
CCGTGCCTTAGGTGTGCCTGAATGGGCGGCAAGAGTGATGGCTAACTCCAGACGAGGATACTGGGAGATGTCCCGAAACACAAACAACGCCCTCAATCGCTCCTTCTGGAACGACCAAGGGCTATTGAGTCTGACTTTTCGTTATCTTGAGATTCGTTAACCTTTAGGAACCGCCGTATGCGGACCCGCATGTACGGTGGTGTGAGAGGTCGAGGGCTTGCCGCCCTCTCCTACTCGATTCAATCGCGATTTTTCCCTTGACGGATCGGGTTTCTGATAATATATAATATAAAACGATAATAAAAAACATCATATTTCGATCGCAAAGGAAAAAATAAATCCCGAATTTTGGAGGGCTGACCGGTGTCCACGACGAAACCTATCCTGCAACCGAAAGGGCTTGCGAACCTGGAACGGTTCGATTTGCTGCCGCTGCTGCGCGACGGCGTGCAAGTCCGCTACGAAGGCAGCATCGATAAACAAGGCTTTAACGCGGATTGGGATTGGTGGCTGTACCGCGACCGCGACGAATGGGTCATTTTCGACGTCGACGGCCCCGGCTGCATCTACAATTTCGTCCAGCATCGGTATCCGGAAAGCAAGGAGCCGACGTTCCGATTTTATTTCGACGGCGAGGAGCGGCCGCGCTTCGAAATCAAGCCGTCGGAATTCGGCAGCAAGGCGCCGTTCGTCTCGCCCCTGGCGGACGCGTACCTCGGTCCCGACGACAACGGCCGCGGCCCGATCCGGGTCGTGCGGAGCTTCGTGCCGATGCCGTTCCGCACGTCCTGTAAAATTACGACCGATCTGCAGTTGAAGGGACCGAACAAAGGCGACGGCGGCTGGGGGCACGTCGTGTACCACGCGTATGATGCCGCCGACGGCGTCGACACGTTCACCGGCGGCGAATCGTACGATCGCGTGCTCGACATGTGGCGGAACGTCGGGGAAGACCCGAAGCCGGAAACTTCGTCGAAGGCCGCCGCGCATGAGCGGCTTATGATCGGTCCGGGCGAAACGGCGACGGTGCTGGACGAACGCGGGCAAGGCAGCGTCGTCTCCATCTTGGCGGAGTCCGCAGCGCTGAAGCCTGCCGATCTGCTGAACGTGTGGATTCGCGCGACGTGGGACGACCATGCGCAGCCGGACGTCGACTGCCCGATCGGCGTGTTCTTCGCGAACGAGCTCGGGTACAACCACGTCGGCGTGCTGTCGCACGGCATTCGTCCGGACGGCCGGATGTACAATTATTTCTCGATGCCGTATTGGAAGAGCGCCCGCATCGAGCTGATCAACAAAGGCGAAACCGAGGTCGTGTTCGCCTCGTGGGAGACGCGCGTCACTGGGGACTACAACGATACGTACGCCGAAGGGAGCGCCGGCTATTTCCGCTCGACGCCGTATTACGAGTCGAAGGCGACGCAGGGCGCCGACAGCATCATCGGCACGATCCGGGGCCGCGGCCATCTCGTGGCGGGCCATGTGACCGGCTTTACGCGCAAGAGCGGCATGATCAGCTGCGAGGGCGATGTCCGCGTCCATATCGACGGCATCGCGACGCCGCAGGTCGAAAGCGACGGCTCCGAGAGCTGGGTGTGCTACGGCTGGGGCTTCCCGACGCCGCCCGAGACGAATCCGTCGAGCGCCTACGACGGGCTGCCCGACAACCCGTGGTCGATGGTGCGGCTGTGCGGCGGCGATTGGTACCCGTTCCGGTCGGAGCTCGTCTTCGGCATCGAAGCGGGCGAGTACAACAACCAGTACATCCGGCACTCCGGCGCGTTGTTCTATTATGGCGTCGATGAAGCGGGCCTCGTGCTGACGGACGAACTCGACGTCGGCAACAAAGCGTCCGAAGGCATCCACAGCTATCGCGCCACCGGCAGCCGCGGGTATTACACGCTGGAGTCGTATTACGAAGGCGACGAGGATCACAAGCTCATCCGCGACACGGGGCACGAAATCGAAGGAGCGAGCGAGTTTATCGTCACGATTGCGCCGAACAACAAAGGCGTGCGCCTGCGGAGACGGTCGGACCAGATGACCGGCCGGCAAAAGGCGAACGTGTACGTGGACGGCGTTCTCGTGAAAGAGCGCAGCTGGTATTACGCGGACCGGAATCCGTACAAGCGGTGGCTCGAGGACGAATTCGACATTCCGGCGGCGTATACGGCGGGTAAGCACGAACTTACGATCAAGCTGGAATACGTTCAAGCGGGCGAGACCCGCGTTTGGAACGAGTTTTATTACTGGATTTATAGTTTGGTTTAACCAAAGAGAAGGGTACCCGCCGCCGGCGAGTACCCTTCTTTTTTACCGATTGACTTCTTCCAAAAACGCGTTGAGCTGCTCTTCGCTCACTTTGCCGGAGCTGAACGCGACGACGCCGCGGAGCGGCATATACCGCATCATCGCTTCCATCATGGCCGCGTGGTCTTCGCCTGCGGCTTCCGCCGAAAATCCGCTCGCTTCGAGGTACGACTTCATGAACGCCTGCGCCATCGCAGCCGTGCGCGGGTCGGAGAGCACATCGCCGAGCGTCGAGTTGCGGTCGTACGCGCGCTTGATGTCGACCGTCGATTCGACGTAGACCGTCTCCTGCAGGCGAATGTCGCGGGACGACGCGCCGGCCAGCAGGACGAACTCGCCGCTCTCCACATGCCAATCCTTCAGCTGAACATTATAGTACGCGAACGCGCGCTTATCGAGTACGATTTCGACCGTCTTCTCTTCGCCCGGCTGCAGCTCGACCTTCGCGAAGCCTTTCAGCTCCTTCTCCGGGCGATGAACGCTGCTGACCGCGTCTTTCACGTACAGCTGCACAACTTCTTTGCCCGCGCGGTCGCCCGCGTTTTTCACTGTCACCTGCACGCGGACCGTCTCTGTATCCTTAATGCGGCTCCGATCGACCGCGATGCCCGTGTATTCGAACGCCGTGTAGCTGAGGCCGTGGCCG
Protein-coding regions in this window:
- a CDS encoding DUF2961 domain-containing protein, whose translation is MSTTKPILQPKGLANLERFDLLPLLRDGVQVRYEGSIDKQGFNADWDWWLYRDRDEWVIFDVDGPGCIYNFVQHRYPESKEPTFRFYFDGEERPRFEIKPSEFGSKAPFVSPLADAYLGPDDNGRGPIRVVRSFVPMPFRTSCKITTDLQLKGPNKGDGGWGHVVYHAYDAADGVDTFTGGESYDRVLDMWRNVGEDPKPETSSKAAAHERLMIGPGETATVLDERGQGSVVSILAESAALKPADLLNVWIRATWDDHAQPDVDCPIGVFFANELGYNHVGVLSHGIRPDGRMYNYFSMPYWKSARIELINKGETEVVFASWETRVTGDYNDTYAEGSAGYFRSTPYYESKATQGADSIIGTIRGRGHLVAGHVTGFTRKSGMISCEGDVRVHIDGIATPQVESDGSESWVCYGWGFPTPPETNPSSAYDGLPDNPWSMVRLCGGDWYPFRSELVFGIEAGEYNNQYIRHSGALFYYGVDEAGLVLTDELDVGNKASEGIHSYRATGSRGYYTLESYYEGDEDHKLIRDTGHEIEGASEFIVTIAPNNKGVRLRRRSDQMTGRQKANVYVDGVLVKERSWYYADRNPYKRWLEDEFDIPAAYTAGKHELTIKLEYVQAGETRVWNEFYYWIYSLV